One genomic region from Buchnera aphidicola (Melanaphis sacchari) encodes:
- the carB gene encoding carbamoyl-phosphate synthase large subunit, with amino-acid sequence MPKSTKIKSILILGAGPIIIGQACEFDYSGAQACKALKEEGYRIILVNSNPATIMTDPCMADATYIEPIYWKIIKKIIKKENPDALLPTMGGQTALNCALELDRRGILKKHNVKIIGATINAINKAEDRKLFEKSMKKLHLKTAKCGIAHNIEEALFVLKKVGFPCIIRPSFTMGGHGGGIAYNQEEFEEICERGLKLSPTTELLIDESLIGWKEYEMEVVRDKNNNCIIVCSIENLDPMGIHTGDSITVAPAQTLTDKEYQIMRNASMAILCEIGVETGGSNVQFAINPKDGRMIVIEMNPRVSRSSALASKATGFPIAKIAAKLAIGYTLDELANDITGTNTTASFEPSIDYIVTKIPRFNFEKFLGCNDRLTTQMKSVGEVMAIGRTFQESIQKAICGLEIGMSGFESKISHLEKKQGLIKIRHELKDPGAERIWYIGDAFRIGMSVNDVFELTSIDPWFLSQIHEIISLEQKIIKRGFIGLDYNFFYFIKRKGFSDLRIAMLTDTKEREIRHLRYKLKLHPVYKRIDTCSAEFSTETAYMYSTWEDECESHPNKYSRKIIVIGGGPNRIGQGIEFDYCCVHAAQALREDGFEAIMINCNPETVSTDYDISDRLYFEPITLENVLEIVEVEKPQGIIIQYGGQTPLKLAREFEKEGIPIIGTSPDSIDKAEDRNRFQKIVTKLKLKQPLNATVLTLKEAKKKALKIGYPIMVRPSYVLGGRAMEIVYEPCNLDSYFQKFLKEDNKIPILLDQYLNYAIEVDVDAICDGKTVLIGGIMEHIEQAGVHSGDSACSLPVYTLTSTIQNKIKKQVKKLAFELSVKGLMNVQFAIKDNEIYILEVNPRAARTVPFVSKATGLALAKIALRVMCGKTLFEQGFCKEIIPPYFSVKEAVFPFDKFTGVDPILGPEMRSTGEVMGIGKNFSEAFSKAMLGAHTNMKKSGRVLLSVRDNDKNSVINLAVKLKKFGFKIDATKGTSIALKKSGIESRLVNKMHEGRPHIQDRLKNGEYAYIVNTTSCHQGIKDSKLICRSALQYKVHYDTTLNGAFATVMALNESPTKNIISLQEMHQNIYSVRLNNKSS; translated from the coding sequence ATGCCTAAATCTACCAAAATAAAATCAATTTTAATTCTCGGTGCTGGACCAATAATAATCGGTCAAGCATGTGAATTTGATTATTCTGGCGCACAAGCATGCAAAGCATTAAAAGAAGAGGGTTATAGAATTATTTTAGTTAATTCTAATCCAGCTACTATTATGACAGATCCCTGCATGGCAGATGCAACATATATTGAACCTATTTACTGGAAAATAATAAAAAAAATTATAAAAAAAGAAAATCCTGATGCATTGTTACCAACAATGGGCGGTCAAACAGCACTTAATTGTGCTTTAGAATTAGATCGACGGGGAATATTAAAAAAACATAATGTAAAAATTATTGGAGCAACAATTAATGCAATCAATAAAGCTGAGGACAGAAAGCTATTTGAAAAATCAATGAAAAAATTGCACTTAAAAACTGCAAAATGCGGTATTGCACATAATATTGAGGAAGCTTTGTTTGTTTTAAAAAAAGTAGGTTTTCCATGTATTATAAGACCTTCTTTTACTATGGGTGGACATGGTGGTGGAATTGCTTATAATCAAGAAGAATTTGAAGAGATTTGTGAAAGAGGATTAAAATTATCCCCAACAACAGAACTTTTAATTGATGAATCACTTATTGGTTGGAAAGAATACGAAATGGAAGTCGTACGAGATAAAAATAACAATTGTATTATTGTCTGTTCAATAGAAAATTTAGATCCTATGGGAATTCATACCGGAGATTCTATTACTGTAGCGCCAGCTCAAACGCTAACAGATAAAGAATATCAAATCATGAGAAATGCTTCCATGGCAATTTTATGCGAAATAGGTGTGGAAACGGGAGGCTCTAACGTTCAGTTTGCAATCAACCCCAAAGATGGACGCATGATTGTCATAGAAATGAATCCTCGTGTTTCTCGATCTTCCGCATTAGCATCTAAAGCAACTGGTTTCCCTATAGCAAAAATAGCTGCTAAACTAGCTATTGGATATACATTAGATGAACTTGCTAATGATATAACAGGTACAAATACTACAGCATCATTTGAACCTTCAATAGATTATATAGTTACTAAAATTCCTAGATTTAATTTTGAAAAATTTTTAGGATGTAATGATAGATTAACTACGCAAATGAAGTCTGTAGGCGAAGTAATGGCTATTGGGCGAACTTTCCAAGAATCTATACAAAAGGCTATTTGTGGATTAGAAATTGGCATGAGTGGTTTTGAATCAAAAATCTCACATTTAGAAAAAAAACAAGGCTTAATAAAAATCAGACATGAATTAAAAGATCCTGGTGCTGAACGTATTTGGTATATAGGTGATGCTTTTAGAATTGGAATGTCTGTAAATGATGTATTTGAATTAACATCAATTGATCCTTGGTTTCTTTCTCAAATTCACGAAATTATTAGTTTAGAACAAAAAATTATAAAAAGAGGATTTATTGGTCTAGATTATAATTTTTTTTATTTTATTAAGAGAAAGGGATTTTCAGATTTACGAATAGCTATGTTAACTGATACAAAAGAACGCGAAATACGCCACCTTCGATATAAATTAAAATTACATCCTGTATACAAAAGAATTGATACGTGTTCAGCAGAATTTTCAACTGAAACGGCATATATGTATTCAACATGGGAAGACGAATGCGAATCACATCCTAATAAATATAGCAGGAAAATTATTGTAATAGGCGGCGGCCCAAATAGAATCGGACAAGGAATAGAATTTGATTACTGCTGCGTGCATGCAGCTCAAGCATTAAGAGAAGATGGATTCGAAGCTATTATGATAAATTGCAATCCAGAAACTGTATCAACAGATTATGATATTTCTGATAGACTTTATTTCGAACCAATTACCTTAGAAAACGTTTTAGAAATAGTTGAAGTTGAAAAACCTCAAGGAATTATTATTCAATATGGAGGTCAAACACCATTAAAATTAGCTCGTGAGTTTGAAAAAGAAGGAATACCTATCATCGGAACAAGCCCTGATTCAATTGATAAAGCTGAAGATCGCAACCGTTTTCAAAAAATTGTAACTAAATTAAAATTAAAGCAACCTTTAAATGCTACAGTTTTAACATTAAAAGAAGCGAAAAAAAAAGCATTAAAAATTGGTTACCCTATTATGGTTCGACCATCATATGTTCTAGGTGGAAGAGCAATGGAAATTGTCTATGAACCATGTAACTTAGACTCTTACTTTCAAAAATTTTTAAAAGAAGATAATAAAATACCTATTTTACTAGATCAATATTTAAACTATGCTATAGAAGTTGATGTGGATGCAATATGCGATGGAAAAACAGTATTGATCGGAGGTATCATGGAACATATTGAACAAGCTGGAGTACATTCAGGAGATTCAGCATGTTCCTTACCAGTTTATACGTTAACAAGTACTATTCAAAATAAAATAAAAAAACAAGTAAAAAAATTAGCTTTTGAATTATCTGTTAAGGGATTAATGAATGTACAATTTGCTATTAAAGATAATGAAATATACATTCTTGAAGTTAATCCAAGAGCTGCACGAACAGTCCCTTTTGTATCAAAAGCAACTGGTTTAGCTTTAGCAAAAATTGCTTTACGAGTAATGTGTGGGAAAACACTATTTGAACAAGGATTTTGCAAGGAAATTATTCCTCCATATTTTTCAGTTAAAGAAGCTGTTTTTCCATTTGATAAATTTACAGGTGTAGATCCTATTCTAGGACCTGAAATGCGTTCTACAGGAGAAGTAATGGGAATTGGAAAAAATTTTTCAGAAGCATTTTCTAAAGCTATGCTTGGCGCGCATACAAACATGAAAAAATCAGGTCGTGTTCTTCTTTCAGTAAGAGATAATGATAAAAATAGTGTTATTAATTTAGCAGTTAAATTAAAAAAATTTGGATTTAAAATAGATGCTACGAAAGGTACATCTATAGCTTTGAAAAAATCCGGCATTGAATCCCGATTAGTCAATAAAATGCATGAAGGAAGACCTCATATACAAGATCGTTTAAAAAATGGAGAATACGCATATATAGTAAATACAACTTCTTGTCACCAAGGAATAAAAGATTCAAAATTAATTTGCCGTAGTGCATTACAATACAAAGTTCATTACGATACTACACTTAATGGTGCTTTTGCAACTGTTATGGCTTTAAATGAAAGTCCAACAAAAAATATTATTTCTTTGCAGGAAATGCATCAAAATATTTATTCAGTTAGATTAAATAATAAATCGAGTTAA
- a CDS encoding dihydrofolate reductase, whose amino-acid sequence MNISLIAAISNNLVIGRNNKIPWYMPEDLKWFKKNTIHKVVIMGRLTWESILRPLPMRINIVISHKKIKQKGIIWADSITNAIIIAIQYNQEIMVIGGEKIYKKMLFYANKLYLTYIDLDIIGDTYFPQYQLYKSWKIIFKKKY is encoded by the coding sequence ATGAATATCAGCCTAATTGCAGCTATATCAAATAACTTGGTAATTGGTAGAAATAACAAAATACCCTGGTATATGCCAGAAGATCTAAAATGGTTTAAAAAAAATACAATCCATAAAGTTGTAATTATGGGTCGTTTAACTTGGGAGTCTATTTTACGTCCTTTACCAATGAGAATAAACATAGTTATTAGTCATAAAAAAATAAAACAAAAAGGAATTATATGGGCTGATTCTATCACTAACGCTATCATTATTGCTATACAATATAATCAAGAAATCATGGTCATTGGTGGTGAAAAGATATATAAAAAAATGTTGTTTTATGCAAATAAATTATATTTAACATATATAGATCTTGACATTATAGGTGATACTTATTTTCCCCAATATCAATTATATAAGTCTTGGAAAATAATATTTAAAAAAAAATACTAA
- a CDS encoding symmetrical bis(5'-nucleosyl)-tetraphosphatase: protein MSTYLISDIHGCYDELRLILKKLSFDSKKDYLWIAGDLVSRGNNSLEVLRYLYSIRNRIKIVLGNHDLNLISVYFGVKENKKENFFDAFLSAKDSLKLINWLRSQSILCIDKQKRIIMVHAGINPAWNINLAKKYALEIKSHLLSDDFRFFLKNIYDDKICNSKKYFNKINHLRHSINSFTRMRYCYPNGQLNFTYKKSPNINSYPLIPWFKMKNSFSRKYSIVFGHWSSLRGVHIDAPFFALDHGCCWGGELMVMRWEDKKYFYQPYLQK, encoded by the coding sequence ATGAGCACTTATTTAATCAGCGATATTCATGGCTGTTACGATGAATTACGGTTAATTTTAAAAAAATTATCTTTTGACTCTAAAAAAGATTATTTGTGGATAGCAGGAGATTTAGTTTCTAGGGGAAATAATTCTCTTGAAGTACTAAGATATCTTTATTCTATAAGAAATAGAATAAAAATAGTTCTTGGAAATCATGATTTAAATTTAATTTCTGTATATTTTGGTGTTAAAGAAAATAAAAAAGAAAACTTTTTTGATGCTTTTTTGTCCGCAAAAGACAGTTTAAAATTAATTAATTGGTTACGATCTCAATCTATTTTATGTATTGATAAACAAAAAAGAATTATTATGGTGCATGCTGGCATCAATCCAGCTTGGAATATAAATTTAGCAAAGAAATATGCTTTAGAAATTAAATCACATTTGTTAAGTGACGACTTTCGTTTTTTTTTAAAAAATATTTATGATGATAAGATTTGTAATTCAAAAAAATATTTTAATAAAATAAATCATTTAAGACATTCCATTAATTCTTTTACTCGAATGAGATATTGCTATCCTAATGGTCAATTAAATTTTACATATAAAAAATCTCCTAATATTAATTCATATCCTTTAATTCCTTGGTTTAAAATGAAAAATTCTTTTTCTAGGAAATATTCCATTGTATTTGGTCACTGGTCATCTTTAAGAGGAGTTCATATAGATGCTCCCTTTTTTGCATTAGATCATGGTTGTTGTTGGGGTGGTGAATTAATGGTAATGAGATGGGAAGATAAAAAATATTTTTATCAACCTTATCTCCAAAAATAA
- the rsmA gene encoding 16S rRNA (adenine(1518)-N(6)/adenine(1519)-N(6))-dimethyltransferase RsmA encodes MNRIKKYHFPIKELGQNFLIDKDIIAQIVQIINPKSNEILIEIGPGLAALTKPICRLIKELIVIEIDKNLLNFLKKYSFYSQLNIFCQNALKFDYLDLYNKKNKLIRIFGNLPYHISTTLIFYLFKNINIIKDMNFMLQKEVAERLVAVPGSKLYGRLSIIAQYYCDIKILLNIFPERFWPIPKVHSSFVNLTPHTSNVPYFTHNINILSYITNIAFQQRRKMLRHSLKKIFSENVLIKLDIDPRLRAENISISQYCRLSNYVVKNNILNNNSKNTLKKKNEHLFNQRYSWLLR; translated from the coding sequence ATGAATCGAATAAAAAAATATCACTTTCCTATTAAGGAATTAGGTCAAAATTTTCTTATTGATAAAGATATAATTGCTCAAATAGTTCAAATAATCAATCCTAAGTCAAATGAAATATTAATTGAAATAGGTCCAGGTTTAGCTGCTTTGACTAAACCAATTTGTCGTTTAATCAAAGAATTAATAGTAATTGAAATTGATAAGAATTTGTTAAATTTTTTAAAAAAATATTCATTTTATTCTCAATTAAATATTTTTTGTCAGAATGCTTTAAAATTTGATTATTTAGATTTATATAATAAAAAAAATAAATTAATTCGTATCTTTGGAAATTTACCATATCATATTTCTACAACTTTAATTTTTTATTTATTTAAAAATATAAATATTATTAAAGATATGAATTTTATGTTACAAAAAGAAGTAGCTGAGCGTTTAGTTGCTGTTCCAGGAAGTAAATTATATGGTCGTTTAAGTATTATTGCTCAATATTATTGTGATATAAAAATATTGTTAAATATTTTTCCAGAACGTTTTTGGCCAATTCCTAAAGTTCATTCTTCCTTTGTTAATTTAACGCCTCATACTTCGAATGTTCCATATTTTACGCATAATATTAATATTTTAAGTTATATTACAAATATTGCTTTTCAACAAAGAAGAAAAATGTTACGCCATAGTTTAAAAAAAATATTTTCTGAGAACGTTTTAATAAAATTAGATATTGATCCAAGATTAAGAGCAGAAAATATTTCCATATCGCAGTATTGTAGACTATCTAACTATGTTGTAAAAAATAATATTTTAAACAATAATTCTAAAAATACATTAAAGAAAAAAAATGAGCACTTATTTAATCAGCGATATTCATGGCTGTTACGATGA
- a CDS encoding peptidylprolyl isomerase: MIMKVCFFLILYIFWSFFYIHSEELDKIVAIVNNQVILESDVDKEIHFLKKEYLPVRIPLKVNFLKDQIINKLITDALILEEAKKFHVTVTNDQLNNIFQETALRKNLTISELKQYILSKEVNQFISYNDYIKNIKKLLTIKIMQDYELQKRVRISEKEIYLLFNKTIKSRNQLKRVNLRYIYLPNFQKNSIKFNKKLLINNLMISIKKKFSFDYFYNNFKKKRISSIFFVKKILSISLKDVQKNFSSKIDFLREGQVLGPIVNTKGIYIFKIDRIIDNEEKVVNEFHIQHCLIRPSIILSDIEAKEKIFKIYNNIKSNNYSFDYAIKFLSHDVYSSKKKGDLGWIQKDFFDGISGNILFFLKKNNISKPVKSKFGWHIIKLLDIRKINSNFNLEKDRIRFFLLKHKLQKEKEKWIKELKDISYIKIV; this comes from the coding sequence ATGATAATGAAAGTATGTTTTTTTTTAATTTTATATATTTTTTGGAGTTTTTTTTATATTCACTCAGAAGAATTAGATAAAATTGTTGCTATTGTAAATAACCAAGTTATATTAGAAAGTGATGTAGATAAAGAAATACATTTTCTTAAAAAAGAATATTTACCTGTTAGAATACCTTTAAAAGTTAATTTTTTAAAAGATCAAATAATCAATAAATTAATTACTGATGCTTTAATATTAGAGGAGGCAAAAAAATTTCATGTTACTGTAACTAACGATCAGTTAAACAATATTTTTCAAGAAACTGCACTCCGTAAAAATCTTACTATTAGTGAGTTAAAACAATATATTCTTTCAAAAGAAGTTAATCAATTTATCAGTTATAATGATTATATTAAAAATATTAAAAAATTATTAACTATTAAAATAATGCAAGATTATGAGCTACAAAAAAGAGTTCGTATTTCAGAAAAAGAAATTTATTTATTATTTAATAAAACAATTAAATCTAGAAATCAATTAAAAAGAGTGAATTTGAGGTATATTTATTTGCCCAATTTTCAGAAAAATAGTATAAAATTTAATAAAAAATTATTAATAAATAATTTAATGATTAGTATTAAAAAAAAATTTTCTTTTGATTATTTTTATAATAACTTTAAAAAAAAACGTATTAGCAGTATTTTTTTTGTAAAAAAAATATTATCAATATCATTAAAAGATGTTCAAAAAAATTTTTCAAGCAAAATAGATTTTTTAAGAGAAGGCCAAGTATTAGGTCCTATTGTGAACACGAAAGGTATTTATATTTTTAAAATAGATCGCATCATTGATAATGAAGAAAAAGTTGTCAATGAATTTCATATACAACATTGTTTGATACGTCCTTCTATTATTTTAAGTGATATTGAGGCAAAAGAAAAAATTTTTAAAATATATAATAATATTAAAAGTAATAATTATAGTTTTGATTACGCTATTAAATTTTTATCTCATGATGTTTACTCTTCTAAAAAAAAAGGTGATTTAGGTTGGATTCAAAAAGATTTTTTTGACGGTATTTCAGGAAATATTTTATTTTTTTTAAAAAAAAATAATATCAGTAAACCTGTTAAATCTAAATTTGGATGGCATATAATAAAGTTATTAGATATACGTAAAATAAATTCTAATTTTAACTTAGAAAAAGATAGAATACGATTTTTTTTATTAAAACATAAATTACAGAAAGAAAAAGAAAAATGGATAAAAGAACTTAAAGATATCTCTTATATAAAAATTGTTTAA
- a CDS encoding DedA family protein, with product MESWLTSLITQSLGYSVFIIVIISFLESLALVGLLLPGIVFMSIIGTFIGNGKLLFYPSWIAGSIGCFLGDWCSYYIGLYFKNYLYNLKFLKKNYNLLKKTQDLLYRHSIITILIGRFIGPTRPLVPMVAGMLKLPTKKFIFPSTLGCILWPPIYFFPGIITGIAINIPQNPENNYFKWFLLAISISIWMGIWLASKWWKMRKIKNKKDVSFIKKHIGCMTLVTLLIGISGLILIQFHPTMIIFRKFFSAILL from the coding sequence ATGGAATCTTGGTTAACGTCTTTAATTACACAATCTTTAGGATACTCCGTATTTATAATAGTTATTATTTCTTTTTTAGAATCTCTTGCATTAGTAGGATTATTACTACCAGGGATAGTATTTATGTCTATTATAGGAACCTTTATAGGAAATGGAAAATTACTTTTTTATCCATCTTGGATAGCAGGTTCAATTGGTTGTTTTCTAGGAGATTGGTGTTCATATTATATAGGTTTATATTTTAAAAATTATTTATATAACCTAAAATTTTTAAAAAAAAATTATAATTTATTAAAAAAAACACAAGATTTACTATATAGACACAGTATAATAACAATATTAATAGGTCGTTTTATCGGCCCCACACGACCCCTCGTACCTATGGTTGCTGGAATGCTAAAATTACCAACAAAAAAATTTATTTTTCCTAGTACATTAGGATGTATATTATGGCCTCCAATATATTTCTTTCCTGGAATTATTACAGGAATAGCTATTAATATACCACAAAATCCTGAAAATAATTACTTCAAATGGTTTTTATTAGCTATTTCTATTTCAATATGGATGGGAATATGGCTAGCCTCAAAATGGTGGAAAATGAGAAAAATAAAAAATAAAAAAGATGTAAGTTTTATTAAAAAACATATTGGATGTATGACATTAGTAACTCTATTAATCGGAATTAGTGGATTAATATTAATACAATTTCATCCTACAATGATAATCTTTAGAAAATTTTTTTCTGCTATATTATTATAG
- the rplY gene encoding 50S ribosomal protein L25, with the protein MIVLRAKIRYQKGKSFSRRLRMQDKIPGILYGLDKDPVSLILDHNTVLNFQKKIDFYNKSFFLSIDDKKYIVKVHAIQRHSFKLKLLHIDFMYFKK; encoded by the coding sequence ATGATAGTATTAAGAGCAAAAATTAGATACCAAAAAGGAAAAAGTTTTAGTCGAAGATTACGTATGCAAGATAAAATACCTGGGATTTTATATGGTTTAGACAAAGATCCTGTTTCTCTTATTTTAGATCATAATACTGTACTTAATTTTCAAAAAAAAATAGATTTTTATAATAAAAGTTTTTTTTTATCAATTGACGATAAGAAATATATTGTTAAAGTACACGCAATACAAAGACATTCGTTTAAGTTGAAATTATTACATATTGATTTTATGTATTTCAAAAAATAA
- the nfo gene encoding deoxyribonuclease IV — translation MNYIGAHVSSSGGLEKAVLRAFKIQATAFSLFVKNQLRWNSAPLVDEEINKFKKSCIEYNFLFNKILPHSSYLINLGHPEDNLLAKSRAFFIDEMMRCNQLGLCFLNFHPGSHLNKISEINCLSRISESINIALENTENVIAVIENTAGQGTNVGYCFEHLFEIINKVDDKSRIGICLDTCHLFAAGYDLRTKKDCEETFKKFFNFIELKYLKAFHLNDSKKKLNSRVDRHNSLGLGEIGTVAFEWIMQNNNFDNLPMILETINSKIWKEEIIWLKSLKK, via the coding sequence ATGAATTATATTGGCGCACATGTTAGTTCTTCTGGAGGGTTAGAAAAAGCGGTATTGCGAGCCTTTAAAATACAAGCAACAGCTTTTTCATTATTTGTTAAAAATCAGTTACGATGGAATTCTGCTCCTCTAGTAGATGAAGAAATAAATAAATTTAAAAAATCTTGTATTGAGTATAACTTTTTATTCAATAAAATTTTACCTCATAGTAGTTATTTAATTAACTTAGGTCATCCTGAAGATAATTTATTGGCTAAATCACGTGCGTTTTTTATAGATGAAATGATGCGTTGTAATCAATTAGGTTTATGTTTTTTAAATTTTCATCCAGGAAGTCATTTAAATAAAATTTCTGAAATTAATTGTTTATCAAGAATTTCTGAGTCTATTAACATAGCTTTGGAAAATACAGAAAATGTAATTGCTGTAATTGAAAATACTGCTGGACAGGGCACTAATGTTGGATATTGCTTTGAGCATTTATTTGAAATAATCAATAAAGTTGATGATAAGTCTAGAATTGGAATATGTTTAGACACCTGCCATTTATTTGCAGCAGGGTATGATTTACGCACTAAAAAAGATTGTGAAGAAACTTTTAAAAAATTTTTTAATTTCATTGAATTAAAATATTTAAAAGCATTTCATTTAAATGATTCTAAAAAGAAATTAAATAGTCGTGTGGACCGACATAATAGTCTGGGATTAGGGGAAATTGGAACAGTAGCTTTTGAATGGATCATGCAAAATAATAATTTTGATAATCTTCCTATGATATTAGAAACAATTAACTCTAAAATATGGAAAGAAGAAATTATTTGGTTAAAATCTTTAAAAAAATAA
- the folE gene encoding GTP cyclohydrolase I FolE, with translation MTEISKEANLAYTTLVSKGLENPIFSKHNNISIREKKLLIERCMRRIMKVLNLNLDNDSLKKTPIRISKMYINEIFSGLDYKNFPKITLIDNKMQFNEMIIVRDISLMSTCEHHFITIKGKANIAYIPKNKIIGLSKINRIAQFYSKRPQMQERLTKQILVVLKALLNTEHVAIIMHMDHFCVKARGICDTTSSTSTSFFSGLFKSNINVRNEFFLKK, from the coding sequence ATGACTGAAATTAGTAAAGAAGCTAATTTAGCATATACTACATTAGTATCAAAAGGTTTAGAAAATCCAATTTTTTCAAAACATAATAATATATCGATAAGAGAAAAAAAATTGCTAATTGAACGATGCATGCGTAGAATTATGAAAGTATTAAATTTAAATTTAGATAATGATAGTTTAAAAAAAACACCAATTCGTATATCAAAAATGTATATTAATGAAATTTTTTCAGGTTTAGATTATAAAAATTTTCCGAAAATTACACTAATAGATAATAAAATGCAATTTAATGAAATGATCATAGTACGGGATATATCTTTAATGAGTACTTGTGAACATCATTTTATTACGATTAAAGGGAAAGCTAATATTGCATATATTCCAAAAAATAAAATTATTGGTTTATCTAAAATTAATAGAATTGCTCAATTTTATTCAAAAAGACCTCAAATGCAAGAGCGGTTGACGAAACAAATATTGGTAGTTTTAAAAGCTTTATTAAACACTGAACATGTTGCTATTATTATGCATATGGATCATTTTTGTGTAAAAGCTCGAGGAATATGCGATACCACGAGTAGTACTTCTACATCTTTTTTTTCAGGTTTATTTAAATCTAATATAAATGTTCGAAATGAGTTTTTTTTGAAAAAATAA
- the glyQ gene encoding glycine--tRNA ligase subunit alpha, whose product MKKNHNTFCNLIEILQKYWKDQECIIFQPLDLPIGAGTFHNRTFFETIGPEPIKAAYTQSCRRPTDGRYGNSPNRLQQYYQFQVIIKPPIEDIQNVYLNSLNVLKISEKKHDIRFVEDNWENPTLGASGIGWEVWLNGMEITQFTYFQQVGGLECNPVTIEITYGLERIAMHLQNQSDVYNLIWDENNSKKVTYGDIFKQNEIEQSKYNFQYANINWLFEYFEKYLSEAKQLVEFKDPLLLISYEKILQANHIFNLLDARKAISSSERQNYILKIREITKIIAKKYLSFKKGIGFPVFYKRENKKC is encoded by the coding sequence ATGAAAAAAAATCATAATACTTTTTGTAATTTAATCGAAATTTTACAAAAATATTGGAAAGATCAAGAATGTATAATTTTTCAACCATTAGATTTGCCAATAGGTGCAGGTACATTTCACAACAGAACGTTCTTTGAAACCATTGGGCCTGAACCTATTAAAGCAGCATATACACAATCTTGTCGTCGACCAACAGATGGAAGATATGGAAATAGCCCTAATAGACTGCAACAGTATTATCAATTTCAAGTCATTATCAAACCTCCTATAGAAGATATTCAAAACGTTTATTTAAATTCTTTAAATGTATTAAAAATAAGCGAAAAAAAACATGATATACGTTTTGTAGAAGATAATTGGGAAAATCCAACTTTAGGTGCATCAGGAATTGGCTGGGAAGTTTGGTTAAATGGAATGGAAATTACTCAATTCACTTATTTTCAACAAGTCGGAGGTTTAGAGTGCAATCCTGTAACTATAGAAATAACATATGGTTTAGAAAGGATAGCTATGCATCTGCAAAATCAATCTGATGTGTATAATTTAATTTGGGACGAAAATAATTCTAAAAAAGTTACCTATGGAGATATCTTCAAGCAAAATGAAATAGAACAATCTAAATATAATTTTCAATATGCAAATATTAATTGGCTATTTGAGTATTTTGAAAAATATTTGTCAGAAGCTAAACAACTTGTTGAATTTAAAGATCCATTATTATTAATTTCTTATGAAAAAATATTACAAGCAAATCATATTTTTAATTTATTAGACGCGCGAAAAGCAATATCTTCTAGTGAACGTCAAAACTATATTTTAAAAATTAGGGAAATAACTAAGATTATTGCAAAAAAATATCTATCCTTTAAAAAAGGAATAGGTTTTCCAGTATTCTATAAAAGAGAAAACAAAAAATGCTAA